Proteins encoded in a region of the uncultured Erythrobacter sp. genome:
- a CDS encoding SDR family NAD(P)-dependent oxidoreductase, whose product MARLFIFGLGYTAKRIAADLRARGWEVDATGSAGNVDFDDHAAVREALTGCIHVLSSVPPDRKSGGDAVLDTYSEDIAGKRLGYLSSTGVYGDQQGAWVDETSPTGTGRRNARTDADARWLEIEARVFRLPGIYGSGRSALDRVKDGRARRIDLPGQVFSRVHVDDIVSGVVAAFRQDAPPGAYNLGDDLPASGNAVTEHACRLLGVELPKLETLEEANLSEMARGFYSENRRVANGKAKRILGWRPKFPTYIEGLASLL is encoded by the coding sequence ATGGCGCGATTGTTCATTTTTGGCCTTGGCTACACGGCAAAGCGGATCGCAGCGGACTTGCGCGCGCGCGGTTGGGAAGTCGATGCCACCGGAAGCGCGGGCAACGTGGATTTCGACGACCATGCCGCGGTGCGCGAGGCATTGACCGGGTGCATCCATGTGCTGTCTTCGGTTCCGCCGGATCGCAAGAGCGGCGGCGATGCCGTCCTCGACACCTATTCAGAGGACATTGCGGGCAAACGGCTAGGCTACCTCTCCTCAACCGGGGTCTATGGCGACCAACAGGGCGCGTGGGTCGATGAAACCTCACCCACGGGAACGGGCCGTCGCAACGCACGCACCGATGCCGATGCGCGCTGGCTGGAAATCGAGGCGCGGGTGTTCCGCCTGCCGGGGATCTACGGATCGGGCCGCAGCGCGCTCGACCGGGTGAAGGACGGCCGCGCGCGGCGGATCGACCTTCCGGGACAAGTGTTCAGCCGCGTGCATGTCGATGACATCGTCAGCGGAGTCGTCGCGGCATTCCGGCAAGACGCGCCGCCGGGAGCCTACAATCTTGGCGATGATCTGCCCGCAAGCGGTAATGCTGTGACTGAGCATGCTTGCCGGTTACTGGGCGTCGAATTGCCAAAGTTGGAAACGCTGGAGGAAGCGAACCTGTCTGAAATGGCGCGCGGGTTCTATTCAGAGAACCGCCGGGTCGCGAATGGCAAAGCAAAGCGGATTTTGGGATGGCGACCGAAGTTCCCGACCTACATCGAAGGACTCGCCTCACTCCTGTAG
- a CDS encoding DMT family transporter, translating into MSAAQAPMLSWRVILPFILTGSIWGSTWFVITGQIDGVPAAWSVFYRFALATPALFLVAFLMKRRLLLSRPEHMLAALVGIFQFSGNFLFVYHAELFVTSGIVAMMFGLLMVPNALFGRVFLGERTHRGFWIGSMIAIIGVSFLLVHEWRANPDAGVVGGNVALGIGLALLGILAASVANVIQANPTGRAVPMVSLLAWAMLYGTVFDLGFAALTAGPPPLPTNPEYWAGIVYLALIGSVVTFPLHYNLVREIGAGRTAYNSILTISVAMLISTLFEGYQWTWLTASGMVLAVIGMVLALRSKQQR; encoded by the coding sequence GTGAGCGCCGCTCAAGCGCCGATGCTGAGCTGGCGGGTAATACTGCCATTCATCCTCACCGGTTCGATCTGGGGATCGACGTGGTTTGTCATCACCGGGCAGATCGACGGTGTGCCGGCCGCATGGTCGGTGTTTTACCGATTTGCACTGGCGACGCCCGCGCTGTTTCTGGTCGCATTTCTGATGAAGCGGCGTTTGCTGCTCTCACGGCCTGAACACATGCTCGCCGCCTTGGTCGGAATTTTCCAGTTCAGCGGCAACTTCCTGTTCGTCTATCACGCCGAATTGTTCGTGACTTCAGGCATCGTCGCGATGATGTTCGGTCTTCTGATGGTGCCCAATGCCTTGTTCGGCAGGGTCTTCCTTGGCGAGCGCACCCATCGTGGGTTCTGGATCGGCAGCATGATCGCCATCATCGGCGTTTCGTTCCTGCTTGTGCACGAATGGCGTGCCAATCCCGATGCCGGGGTTGTGGGAGGTAACGTGGCGCTTGGCATCGGGCTGGCTTTGCTGGGTATCCTCGCCGCATCCGTCGCCAATGTCATTCAGGCCAATCCGACAGGGCGCGCCGTGCCAATGGTCAGCCTGCTCGCCTGGGCGATGCTCTATGGGACGGTGTTCGACCTCGGCTTTGCAGCGCTGACTGCTGGGCCACCTCCGCTGCCGACCAATCCCGAATATTGGGCCGGGATCGTCTATCTCGCGCTGATCGGATCGGTGGTGACATTCCCGCTGCACTACAATCTCGTGCGCGAGATCGGGGCAGGGCGCACGGCTTACAATTCGATCCTGACGATCTCGGTCGCGATGCTGATCTCGACCCTGTTCGAGGGGTACCAATGGACGTGGCTGACCGCGAGCGGGATGGTGCTCGCGGTGATCGGGATGGTGCTGGCCCTAAGGTCGAAGCAGCAACGATAA
- a CDS encoding low specificity L-threonine aldolase, protein MTTLKPFLSDNAAPVHPRVWEAMQAADSADNPYDGDALSAELDTRFTDLFGRECAGLWIATGTAANCLALATMVQPHGGVVCHEEAHIEVDEGGAPGFYLHGAKLMLAQGEGAKLTPTAIAALIDPIRDDVHQVQPHAIAITQASEYGRSYTPRELAALAEFAKARGLGLHMDGARFANAAAFLGGDASAAAGGVDSLAFGCIKNGAMSAEAVVLFDPEQADLVKYRRKRAGHLQCKGRYLAAQVLAMLEDDLWLDNARHANAAAAEIASGCGDRLMHPVEANELFVRLSPEEREALRAQDFAFYDWGDDAARFVTAWDTKAEDAAALGKAIAAL, encoded by the coding sequence ATGACCACACTCAAACCATTTCTCTCCGACAACGCCGCGCCGGTGCATCCCAGAGTCTGGGAAGCGATGCAGGCCGCTGATAGTGCCGACAATCCCTATGATGGCGATGCGCTTTCAGCAGAGCTCGACACGCGCTTCACTGATTTGTTCGGACGTGAATGCGCGGGACTGTGGATCGCTACAGGCACGGCGGCCAATTGCCTCGCGCTGGCGACAATGGTGCAACCGCATGGCGGAGTCGTTTGTCACGAAGAAGCGCATATCGAAGTCGACGAAGGCGGCGCACCGGGTTTCTACCTCCACGGTGCGAAGCTGATGCTGGCTCAGGGTGAAGGCGCAAAGCTGACGCCTACAGCCATCGCCGCGTTGATCGACCCGATCCGTGATGATGTGCATCAGGTTCAGCCGCATGCCATCGCGATCACGCAGGCCAGCGAATATGGCCGCAGCTACACACCCAGAGAACTCGCGGCACTGGCTGAATTCGCCAAGGCGCGCGGACTGGGCCTTCATATGGACGGCGCACGATTTGCAAATGCAGCCGCGTTTCTAGGCGGAGACGCGAGCGCGGCCGCTGGCGGCGTTGATAGTCTGGCCTTCGGTTGCATCAAGAATGGCGCGATGAGCGCGGAAGCGGTTGTGCTGTTCGATCCCGAGCAGGCCGACCTCGTCAAATATCGCCGCAAGCGTGCTGGCCATCTGCAATGCAAGGGCCGCTATCTCGCCGCGCAAGTGCTGGCGATGCTGGAGGACGATTTGTGGCTCGACAATGCGCGCCACGCCAACGCCGCAGCAGCAGAGATTGCGAGTGGCTGTGGCGATCGTCTGATGCATCCGGTCGAAGCCAACGAGCTGTTCGTGCGGCTATCGCCGGAAGAGCGCGAGGCATTGCGTGCGCAGGACTTCGCTTTCTACGACTGGGGCGATGACGCCGCGCGCTTCGTGACCGCATGGGACACCAAGGCCGAGGATGCAGCCGCCTTGGGCAAGGCAATCGCCGCCCTATGA
- a CDS encoding GNAT family N-acetyltransferase: protein MSDTADQVTITHHAQGQGGKYIAEVEGEVHQGTLEWEPRTNGSLEGAASDVRVATHTIVPDAIGGRGIAARLVERLVQDAREQGFKIVPQCSYVAAKFAKNPDWADLKA, encoded by the coding sequence ATGAGCGACACGGCAGATCAGGTCACGATCACGCACCACGCACAAGGGCAGGGCGGCAAGTATATCGCGGAAGTCGAAGGCGAGGTCCATCAAGGCACGCTGGAATGGGAGCCGCGCACGAATGGTTCGCTGGAAGGTGCTGCAAGCGACGTGCGGGTCGCGACGCACACGATCGTTCCCGATGCGATCGGCGGGCGCGGGATTGCGGCGCGGTTGGTAGAACGGCTGGTGCAGGACGCGCGCGAGCAGGGGTTCAAGATCGTCCCGCAATGCTCCTACGTCGCTGCGAAATTTGCAAAGAACCCGGATTGGGCCGACCTTAAAGCCTAG
- a CDS encoding PH domain-containing protein, giving the protein MSATLDCEPINPAGSASAEEAGLRTHPKSFIIRGLSILSQLIIPLGIASVTIFDDGSVGDVLMFAVPAVSAIIGINFAFAYLGWKRLTYTVGEQDIRVESGVLSRSARSVPFERIQDVSLEEPLLPRLFGLVIVKFETGAGAGEDISLSYLSGEEGDRLRQLVRQRRDGEVATGSEESATGAEAITEPEAQTLFAMDPRRLLIFGTFEFSLAVFAVLGGLFQYADSFVDFEIWDPELWESWLSEQGTFLSSFGAYAQIFSAVAGLIAVFVIGSATGLIRTFTREWGFLLERTARGFRRRRGLFTKTDVVMPVHRVQGVKIGTGLLRYRFGWHGLRFVSLAQDSGGANHVVAPFAKMDEIAPIVAEAGFHLPDEDTDWHRASERYRIDSAIIDSVFFILAAIIAGTATSIFAPDWVPLAVAIPLALAVLGAAAALYSWQFHRHAIDADQIMANKGLFAPTSQLATRMKLHSVEIAQGPISRRRGYATLHLGLAGGEFEIPGVPIERAREVRREVMTTIAATDFSQLEQA; this is encoded by the coding sequence GTGAGCGCGACCCTCGACTGTGAACCCATAAATCCGGCGGGATCGGCCTCAGCCGAGGAGGCCGGGCTAAGGACTCATCCCAAGAGCTTTATCATCCGCGGGCTATCGATCCTGTCACAGCTCATCATCCCGCTCGGGATCGCATCGGTGACGATTTTCGATGACGGCAGTGTGGGCGATGTGCTGATGTTTGCGGTGCCAGCGGTCTCGGCGATCATCGGAATCAATTTTGCCTTCGCCTATCTCGGCTGGAAGCGCCTGACCTACACCGTTGGCGAACAGGATATCCGGGTAGAGAGCGGCGTGCTGAGCCGTTCGGCGCGGTCTGTTCCGTTCGAACGCATTCAGGATGTGAGCCTTGAAGAGCCACTGCTGCCAAGGCTGTTCGGGCTGGTGATCGTAAAGTTCGAAACCGGGGCAGGGGCAGGCGAAGATATCAGCCTGTCCTATCTCTCGGGCGAGGAAGGAGACCGGCTGCGGCAATTGGTGCGCCAACGGCGCGACGGTGAGGTGGCGACCGGCTCTGAGGAGAGCGCAACGGGTGCTGAAGCCATTACAGAACCCGAAGCGCAGACGCTGTTTGCCATGGACCCGCGACGCCTGTTGATCTTCGGCACGTTCGAGTTTTCGCTGGCGGTCTTTGCGGTCCTTGGCGGCCTGTTTCAATATGCCGACAGCTTTGTCGACTTCGAGATTTGGGACCCGGAACTGTGGGAATCGTGGCTGTCTGAACAGGGCACTTTTTTGTCGAGCTTTGGTGCCTACGCTCAAATATTCAGCGCGGTTGCTGGGTTGATTGCGGTTTTCGTGATCGGTTCGGCGACCGGGCTGATCCGGACATTCACCCGCGAATGGGGTTTCCTGTTGGAGCGTACCGCGCGCGGATTTCGGCGGCGGCGGGGGCTATTCACCAAGACCGATGTCGTGATGCCAGTGCACCGCGTGCAAGGGGTCAAGATTGGCACCGGATTGCTGCGTTATCGCTTCGGCTGGCATGGTCTTCGGTTCGTCAGCCTCGCGCAGGATTCCGGCGGTGCGAATCACGTTGTCGCGCCGTTCGCAAAAATGGACGAGATCGCCCCCATCGTGGCGGAGGCGGGATTTCACCTTCCGGATGAGGATACCGACTGGCACCGCGCAAGCGAGCGTTACCGGATCGATAGCGCCATTATCGACTCGGTCTTTTTCATTCTCGCGGCCATCATCGCGGGCACCGCAACGTCGATCTTCGCTCCTGATTGGGTGCCATTGGCGGTTGCGATTCCACTGGCCTTGGCTGTCTTGGGCGCGGCAGCAGCGCTGTATTCGTGGCAGTTCCACCGCCACGCCATCGATGCAGATCAGATCATGGCCAACAAAGGTTTGTTCGCGCCTACGAGCCAGCTGGCGACGCGCATGAAGCTGCATTCGGTCGAAATCGCGCAAGGGCCGATTTCGCGCAGGCGCGGCTATGCGACGCTGCATCTTGGCTTGGCGGGCGGTGAGTTCGAGATCCCCGGCGTCCCGATTGAGCGAGCACGCGAAGTGCGCCGTGAGGTCATGACGACCATTGCTGCGACGGACTTTTCCCAATTGGAGCAGGCCTAG
- a CDS encoding PH domain-containing protein, with protein MQSTTPDNPDRLTQALTGEGPDAALRMQPGTADVIPDPEGDLTKVHPNYKSALRLQTILFAIPFLIGSLIAEAAIPDDVLPPGVIAGPVLLLAVLLVIRVPGRRFNARGYDMSDDRLRVVRGIWWHSDTVVPFGRVQHIDVDQGPIERFFDIATLTLHTAGNHNASVHLPGLQQDLAKDMREDIRAHIKQESL; from the coding sequence ATGCAATCGACCACGCCAGACAACCCTGACCGACTGACGCAAGCACTAACGGGAGAGGGACCCGACGCCGCTCTGCGCATGCAGCCGGGTACGGCGGATGTCATTCCCGATCCCGAGGGTGATCTCACCAAGGTCCATCCGAACTACAAATCCGCGCTGCGGCTGCAGACCATCCTCTTCGCAATCCCGTTCCTTATTGGATCATTGATCGCGGAAGCGGCGATTCCTGACGATGTGTTGCCGCCCGGCGTGATCGCCGGACCGGTGTTGTTGCTGGCGGTGTTGTTGGTGATCCGCGTACCGGGCCGCAGGTTCAATGCGCGCGGCTACGATATGAGCGATGACAGGCTGCGCGTGGTGCGCGGCATTTGGTGGCATTCCGACACGGTCGTACCGTTCGGCCGCGTGCAGCATATCGATGTCGATCAGGGGCCGATCGAACGGTTCTTCGACATCGCTACGCTCACGCTGCACACGGCCGGCAATCACAATGCTTCAGTGCATCTGCCCGGCCTGCAGCAGGACCTCGCCAAGGACATGCGCGAGGATATCCGCGCGCATATCAAGCAGGAGAGCTTGTGA
- a CDS encoding acyl-CoA dehydrogenase family protein, producing MDFNLTDEQRELQETARKFVRAELPSLARDMEERDYPVPHDMLKTYGEMGFLGVNLPEEYGGLGLGHVEALIVLEEFAQVSNAVAFPVFEALTGPVRTIDRFGSPEMKARILPEVIKGEKIVAVSMSEPDAGTALTDLTTKAVQDGNGYVVNGYKRWTSGGGHSDYYVTYCRFTDEPGAKGIGAILLEKDMEGMQFGKREELMGFRGIPTADYAIDNVKVPGENVIVGAGGFGKLMSAFGLERCGNATQSLGVAAAALEQALEYTQEREAFGKPIVDFQAVQLKIAEMAMKVDAARLLIHRAAANAAIQEDGLPTVYESSLAKCYANEIVREVAALGMQVMGGYGYHKDYGMEQRLRDAYAWGIAGGAIDVQKTNIAAAMVGRRFNQRG from the coding sequence ATGGATTTTAATCTGACCGACGAGCAGCGAGAGCTGCAGGAGACCGCCCGGAAGTTCGTTCGGGCCGAATTGCCGAGTCTGGCGCGCGACATGGAGGAAAGGGACTATCCGGTCCCGCACGACATGCTCAAGACCTATGGCGAGATGGGGTTTCTCGGGGTCAATCTGCCGGAGGAATATGGCGGGCTGGGCCTCGGCCATGTCGAGGCGCTGATCGTGCTGGAGGAATTCGCACAGGTTTCCAACGCCGTAGCCTTCCCCGTTTTTGAAGCACTCACAGGGCCGGTCCGAACGATTGATCGCTTTGGTTCGCCTGAGATGAAGGCACGCATCCTGCCCGAAGTGATCAAGGGTGAGAAGATCGTTGCGGTTTCGATGTCGGAACCCGATGCCGGAACCGCGCTAACCGACCTGACGACCAAGGCGGTGCAGGACGGCAATGGCTACGTCGTCAACGGCTACAAGCGCTGGACCAGCGGCGGCGGGCATTCCGATTACTATGTCACTTATTGCCGCTTCACCGATGAACCCGGTGCCAAGGGAATTGGCGCGATCCTGCTCGAAAAGGACATGGAAGGAATGCAATTCGGCAAGCGCGAGGAGTTGATGGGCTTTCGCGGCATTCCGACCGCCGACTACGCCATAGACAACGTGAAAGTGCCGGGCGAGAATGTGATCGTCGGCGCCGGCGGGTTTGGCAAGTTGATGAGCGCGTTCGGGCTGGAGCGATGCGGCAATGCGACGCAGAGCCTTGGTGTGGCGGCGGCGGCGCTGGAACAGGCGCTCGAATACACGCAAGAGCGGGAAGCCTTCGGCAAACCGATCGTCGATTTTCAGGCGGTTCAGTTGAAGATTGCTGAAATGGCGATGAAGGTCGATGCGGCGCGCCTTCTGATCCACCGCGCGGCGGCAAATGCCGCGATCCAGGAAGATGGCTTGCCAACCGTCTACGAAAGCTCGCTCGCAAAATGCTACGCCAATGAGATTGTTCGCGAGGTTGCGGCGCTCGGCATGCAGGTCATGGGCGGCTACGGCTATCACAAGGATTACGGCATGGAACAGCGCCTCCGTGATGCCTATGCCTGGGGGATCGCGGGCGGCGCGATTGACGTGCAGAAGACCAATATCGCAGCGGCCATGGTGGGCCGACGATTCAATCAGCGCGGTTAG
- a CDS encoding glutathione S-transferase family protein: MTTLHSSLGPNPRLVRMFLIEKRIEEGSLEGQVKRVHYDIITGENRQDESYLEKNPLGTIPTLELDDGTCLTESWPICEYIEELHPDPNLFGETAAERAEVRKWARLFDQEVVVPMTMGFRAGAGRPMFEPRMSVVSPEAGAELSAISDEKWRYFDTVLGDSNHFALGRFTFADLLVFCFANFGFTVGWKLPEGTRNLARFVDHHNGRESAKVWQDTE, encoded by the coding sequence ATGACTACCCTTCATTCCAGCCTGGGCCCCAATCCGCGCCTGGTGCGAATGTTCCTGATCGAGAAACGGATCGAGGAAGGGTCGCTGGAAGGCCAGGTGAAGCGCGTCCACTACGACATCATCACCGGTGAGAACCGGCAGGATGAGTCGTATCTGGAAAAGAATCCGCTCGGCACGATTCCGACGCTGGAACTGGATGACGGCACTTGCCTCACCGAAAGCTGGCCGATCTGCGAATACATCGAAGAGTTGCACCCTGATCCGAACCTGTTTGGAGAAACCGCTGCCGAGCGCGCGGAAGTGCGCAAATGGGCGCGCCTGTTCGATCAGGAAGTGGTGGTTCCGATGACCATGGGCTTTCGTGCAGGCGCTGGCCGTCCGATGTTCGAGCCGCGCATGAGCGTCGTCAGCCCCGAAGCGGGCGCAGAGCTATCGGCAATCTCCGATGAGAAGTGGCGCTATTTCGACACGGTGCTGGGTGACAGCAACCACTTTGCGCTGGGGCGTTTCACCTTTGCCGATTTGCTTGTGTTCTGCTTCGCCAATTTCGGCTTCACAGTGGGGTGGAAACTGCCCGAAGGGACCCGCAATCTAGCGCGCTTCGTCGATCATCATAATGGCCGCGAGAGCGCCAAGGTCTGGCAGGACACCGAATAG
- a CDS encoding SDR family oxidoreductase, with the protein MPDLSGKVAIVTGCANGIGAATVRRLRADGAEVLGTDIDEQGGAALCDSEGARFAAQDVGEMSPWPVIVAEAVGTWGRLDILVNNAGTVSALSIEDVTDEAWDRIYNINIKGTMAGCRAAIKAMKDNPGGSSGSIVNISSTSAMAALPSDVAYCSSKGAVRVLTKSIATHCAKAGYNIRCNTVIPGATDTGILDHAENVTPGLKEAVAATSPLNRLADPAETAAAIAFLASDECAYMTGSELLVDGAMMAIHPGF; encoded by the coding sequence GTGCCGGACCTGTCGGGGAAGGTCGCAATCGTCACCGGCTGCGCCAACGGTATTGGCGCAGCGACAGTTCGAAGACTGCGAGCCGACGGCGCGGAGGTGCTCGGCACGGACATTGACGAGCAAGGCGGGGCAGCCCTTTGCGATAGTGAGGGCGCACGCTTTGCTGCACAGGATGTGGGCGAAATGTCGCCGTGGCCCGTGATCGTAGCGGAGGCCGTCGGCACATGGGGGCGGCTAGACATTCTGGTGAACAATGCCGGGACAGTATCAGCGCTCTCTATTGAAGATGTCACGGACGAAGCCTGGGACCGGATTTACAACATCAATATCAAGGGAACGATGGCTGGCTGCCGCGCCGCGATCAAAGCCATGAAGGACAATCCCGGAGGGTCTTCGGGTTCGATCGTCAATATCAGTTCGACCTCGGCAATGGCGGCGCTGCCGTCTGACGTGGCTTATTGTTCAAGCAAGGGCGCGGTGCGGGTTTTGACCAAATCGATTGCCACACATTGCGCAAAGGCAGGATACAATATCCGCTGCAACACCGTAATTCCGGGCGCGACCGATACCGGCATTCTGGACCATGCCGAGAATGTCACGCCGGGCTTGAAAGAAGCGGTAGCCGCAACATCACCGCTCAACCGTCTGGCGGATCCTGCTGAAACCGCTGCGGCGATTGCATTTCTCGCGTCTGATGAATGCGCCTATATGACCGGGTCGGAGCTGCTGGTCGATGGCGCGATGATGGCGATCCACCCCGGGTTTTAG
- a CDS encoding MFS transporter, protein MASTPDLTTDPGNSEGGESNWYRWYVLGLLTLVSMFSIADRLVFAILLEDIKAEFDFSDTQIGLIGGLAFAATYVIVGFPAARLADRSVRRNIVAGAITFWSAMTALCGLATGFWTLFLARTGVGVGEGCSGPASQSLVADYFKREELAKAMGFLTIGATVGTASGLLVGGQLNELFGWRWAFVLMGLPGIVIGAIVYFTMREPRRGRHAPKDAQIEQQPLFQTARVLVTNRVFMGLAVGWAVQIMIGYALAVWMAAVMMRNFELSSGDVGIYLGLTFLIGGIPGPILGGYVAGWLTRRDERWRAWLPGLVSLGCVLPLGLSLSSSTFWPFLIFFAFAYAVYVASQAPILSGIQAAVEPGQRGFAVAIALFFNNLVGQALGLFVVGWVSDWLAPTQGTLSLTIAVFAVCLVSGIIAMAVFAWTAAQMRSSGYLDRMATD, encoded by the coding sequence ATGGCCTCGACGCCCGACCTCACCACTGATCCGGGCAACTCAGAAGGCGGCGAAAGCAACTGGTATCGCTGGTATGTGCTCGGCCTGCTGACACTGGTCAGCATGTTCTCGATTGCCGACCGGCTTGTCTTTGCAATCTTGCTCGAAGACATAAAGGCTGAATTCGACTTCTCGGACACCCAGATCGGATTGATTGGCGGCCTCGCTTTTGCCGCCACTTACGTAATCGTCGGCTTTCCCGCAGCACGACTGGCTGACAGGTCGGTGCGCCGAAACATCGTTGCAGGCGCAATCACGTTCTGGAGCGCCATGACCGCCCTTTGCGGATTGGCGACGGGGTTCTGGACATTGTTCCTCGCGCGCACCGGGGTCGGTGTTGGCGAAGGCTGTTCTGGTCCAGCTTCGCAAAGCTTGGTCGCGGACTATTTCAAGCGCGAAGAGCTGGCCAAAGCGATGGGCTTTCTCACCATCGGCGCGACGGTGGGCACAGCCAGCGGATTGCTGGTCGGCGGGCAATTGAATGAACTGTTCGGTTGGCGTTGGGCGTTTGTTCTGATGGGCCTTCCGGGAATAGTAATCGGCGCGATTGTCTATTTCACGATGCGTGAGCCGCGGCGTGGCCGCCATGCTCCCAAAGACGCGCAGATCGAGCAGCAGCCATTGTTCCAGACCGCGCGCGTGCTTGTCACCAATCGGGTGTTCATGGGGCTTGCTGTCGGTTGGGCGGTGCAGATCATGATCGGGTACGCGCTCGCAGTCTGGATGGCTGCGGTGATGATGCGCAACTTTGAACTTTCGAGCGGCGATGTGGGCATATATCTTGGCCTCACGTTCCTGATCGGTGGGATACCTGGTCCGATCCTTGGCGGGTATGTCGCAGGCTGGCTGACCCGCCGCGATGAGAGATGGCGGGCCTGGCTTCCGGGCCTGGTCAGCCTGGGCTGCGTATTGCCGCTGGGATTGAGCCTTTCATCAAGCACATTCTGGCCGTTCCTGATCTTCTTCGCCTTTGCCTACGCAGTCTATGTTGCCAGTCAGGCACCGATCCTGTCGGGAATTCAGGCGGCGGTTGAGCCGGGGCAGCGCGGTTTTGCGGTGGCGATTGCATTGTTCTTCAACAATCTCGTCGGGCAGGCGCTGGGTCTGTTCGTGGTCGGCTGGGTCAGCGACTGGCTCGCGCCGACGCAAGGCACACTTTCACTGACCATCGCGGTGTTTGCGGTCTGCCTGGTGTCCGGCATCATCGCGATGGCGGTATTCGCATGGACCGCCGCGCAGATGCGCTCGTCGGGTTATCTTGACAGGATGGCGACGGACTAG
- a CDS encoding SDR family oxidoreductase encodes MAGRVEGRVALVTGGAMGLGKADCERLAAEGAKVIVTDREVEMAHQVADSIGGDAMALDVTDEQQWKDVMHAVQERHGGLDILVNNAGNVIFENIEDCSLDHFKLHLDIHVVGTFLGCKYALPLMKNRHEKVGGGGSSIINMASTAALMGYGAIPAYTAAKGGISSMTRSIAIHCQDEGYGIRCNALAPGGIETPMVMEVSGRAGENPMDIPAGPLPQDGLGDPRDVAGCVLFLASDDARFLNGLTIPVDNGLDARPHH; translated from the coding sequence ATGGCAGGACGCGTGGAGGGCCGGGTTGCGCTCGTAACCGGCGGCGCAATGGGGCTGGGGAAGGCCGATTGCGAAAGGCTGGCGGCCGAAGGGGCCAAGGTGATCGTGACCGACCGCGAGGTCGAGATGGCGCACCAGGTAGCCGATAGCATTGGCGGCGATGCAATGGCGCTCGATGTGACCGATGAACAGCAATGGAAAGACGTGATGCACGCCGTTCAGGAACGTCACGGCGGCCTCGACATTCTGGTCAACAATGCCGGGAACGTGATCTTCGAGAATATCGAGGATTGCTCGCTCGATCATTTCAAGCTCCACCTCGATATTCACGTGGTCGGCACGTTTCTGGGCTGCAAATATGCTCTGCCGCTGATGAAGAACAGGCATGAGAAGGTCGGTGGCGGCGGCTCCTCAATCATCAATATGGCATCGACCGCAGCGCTGATGGGATACGGGGCGATCCCGGCCTACACGGCCGCCAAGGGCGGGATCAGTTCGATGACCCGCTCGATCGCAATCCACTGTCAGGACGAAGGCTACGGCATTCGCTGCAACGCGCTTGCGCCGGGCGGGATCGAGACGCCGATGGTGATGGAAGTCTCCGGTCGTGCAGGCGAGAACCCGATGGATATTCCCGCAGGGCCACTGCCGCAGGATGGATTGGGCGATCCTCGCGATGTGGCGGGATGCGTCCTGTTCCTTGCGTCGGACGATGCTCGGTTCCTGAATGGGCTTACGATCCCGGTGGACAATGGCCTCGACGCCCGACCTCACCACTGA